From one Synechocystis sp. PCC 6803 substr. PCC-P genomic stretch:
- a CDS encoding mechanosensitive ion channel family protein: MPLITKLKKYRRKYKRFFWLGCVVLALLLIIPHPSQAQFVMPQGFSGQGSGYKPPEVSRYGPIEVAPVRSPVDNGFLFDVASPTVYNRQENTSQIPVEQRAQDIESKLELAIFRRDMNPDDLRVETSRLNNVVVVTVSNDDYPLPLVLASVTENDADFNGQPIDVLAEQWREKLDKEIRRGQASTTPEALEQSFKQAFQIFVALLVATAIVASIKHLISRHRQRLLNRKQAIAAEKQANSEVLEENHPDPIEVNYAAPEILGEQQWIFWQRLPQILSIDRKIGFWKFIQWLLFWVIILGWYFGLFAIFRQIPGLATLSGAILGRPLQLLMLWFFVGLTIRISHRIIELLKDNWQNTNSTSFNKFINLGDDQRRDLRISTISGAIKGMVTVVISASGLLTALIILGIPTGSVVAIGGLLALAISFGAQSLVKDLVDGFLVLAEDQYAIGDVIDVGFAAGGVENLNLRVTQLRSAGGELVTIPNSAITQVKNLTRSWSRANLSVNVAYDTDPVKAINVLRQVGEDLYNDPEWHDKMLAVPDVLGIDSLTHEGMTITIWIQTAPAQQWSVGRELRFRVRQALTENNIEIGAPRQIYAHATNTTNGATNPPFNALESAVES; this comes from the coding sequence ATGCCCTTAATTACCAAACTAAAAAAATATCGACGAAAATATAAACGCTTCTTCTGGCTCGGTTGTGTTGTTTTAGCGCTACTACTGATCATTCCTCACCCCAGCCAAGCCCAATTCGTTATGCCCCAAGGTTTTAGTGGCCAGGGCAGTGGCTATAAACCGCCGGAAGTTTCCCGGTATGGTCCCATCGAAGTGGCTCCGGTACGATCGCCCGTTGACAACGGTTTTCTGTTTGATGTGGCCTCCCCCACTGTGTATAACCGCCAAGAGAATACCAGCCAAATTCCTGTGGAGCAAAGGGCTCAGGACATTGAAAGCAAATTGGAACTGGCTATTTTCAGACGGGATATGAACCCCGATGACCTAAGGGTAGAAACTTCCCGGCTCAACAATGTGGTGGTGGTTACTGTTAGCAATGACGATTATCCCCTCCCCTTGGTGCTAGCTTCCGTTACGGAAAACGATGCAGATTTCAACGGCCAACCCATTGATGTTTTAGCGGAGCAATGGCGGGAAAAACTGGACAAAGAAATTCGGCGAGGCCAAGCTAGTACTACCCCAGAAGCCCTAGAACAATCCTTCAAACAGGCTTTCCAAATATTTGTAGCCCTATTGGTGGCAACGGCTATTGTTGCTAGTATCAAACATTTAATTTCCCGGCATCGTCAACGACTCCTCAATCGTAAACAGGCGATCGCCGCTGAAAAACAAGCGAATTCCGAAGTTCTGGAAGAAAATCACCCTGATCCCATAGAAGTCAATTATGCTGCCCCGGAAATTTTGGGGGAACAGCAATGGATATTTTGGCAAAGATTACCCCAAATACTCAGTATCGACCGTAAAATTGGCTTTTGGAAATTTATCCAGTGGCTTTTGTTCTGGGTAATTATCCTTGGTTGGTACTTTGGCTTATTCGCCATTTTTCGACAAATTCCCGGCTTAGCCACCCTCAGTGGCGCCATTTTGGGTCGCCCCTTGCAATTGCTAATGCTGTGGTTTTTTGTTGGTCTAACTATCCGTATTAGCCATCGCATCATTGAATTACTAAAAGACAATTGGCAAAACACTAATTCCACCAGCTTCAACAAATTTATCAATCTGGGAGATGACCAACGGCGAGATCTGCGCATTTCCACCATCTCTGGGGCTATCAAGGGTATGGTCACGGTGGTTATCAGTGCTAGCGGTTTGTTAACCGCCCTGATTATTCTGGGCATTCCCACCGGTTCTGTGGTTGCCATTGGGGGTTTATTGGCCTTGGCCATTTCCTTCGGTGCCCAAAGCTTGGTCAAGGATTTGGTCGATGGATTTCTAGTATTAGCCGAAGACCAGTATGCCATTGGAGATGTGATTGATGTGGGCTTCGCTGCCGGGGGGGTGGAAAATTTAAACTTACGGGTGACTCAGTTAAGGAGTGCCGGGGGAGAACTAGTTACCATCCCCAACAGTGCCATTACCCAGGTTAAAAACCTGACCCGTTCGTGGTCCAGGGCTAATTTGAGCGTCAATGTAGCCTACGACACTGACCCTGTCAAAGCCATTAATGTTCTACGTCAAGTAGGGGAAGACCTGTACAACGACCCGGAATGGCATGACAAAATGCTGGCAGTTCCCGATGTGTTGGGCATCGATAGTCTTACCCATGAGGGCATGACCATCACCATCTGGATTCAAACAGCCCCTGCTCAACAGTGGTCTGTGGGCCGAGAACTGCGTTTCCGTGTGCGCCAGGCCCTGACGGAAAATAACATCGAAATCGGTGCCCCCCGGCAAATATATGCCCATGCAACCAACACCACTAACGGGGCTACCAATCCCCCCTTTAATGCCCTTGAGTCCGCTGTGGAAAGCTAG
- a CDS encoding ATP-dependent 6-phosphofructokinase yields the protein MGTKRIGILTSGGDCPGLNAVIRAVVKASALKGWEVYGIPYGTDGFVEVAHGKYQAEDLLLTKHGYALPGMLKGLDVLQFLSGSVLGSLSKGHPEQPAIAEAILKGYAILDLEALIVIGGDGSLDIIYDLAQKGNWHIIAIPKTIDNDVPFTDLAVGFSTAVDIVTQALYDLTFTAASHERIIIVQVMGRDAGHLTLHAGIAGGADIILIPEITPCLTSEIIRNCCYQLMNLRKSGRHFALIVISEGVHDQNNKKNKHIADYLAEEISETSQHLCDIKDPAFCDLISLDIRATTLGHLQRSGTPLSFDRLLATVFGIRAVELIEQEIYDQVVIWRSGKVEHADLKPIISIIKECHQENRCPFPVDRDGFMVKTAKSLGIYLGED from the coding sequence ATGGGCACAAAACGTATTGGAATTTTGACCAGTGGTGGTGATTGTCCTGGCCTCAATGCCGTCATCCGAGCAGTGGTTAAGGCCTCAGCTCTTAAGGGGTGGGAGGTTTATGGTATTCCCTACGGCACCGATGGTTTTGTTGAAGTTGCCCACGGAAAATACCAGGCAGAGGATTTACTGTTAACTAAACATGGCTATGCTCTGCCCGGGATGCTCAAAGGCTTAGATGTATTGCAATTTCTCAGCGGTAGTGTTTTAGGGTCCTTAAGTAAGGGACATCCAGAGCAACCGGCGATCGCCGAAGCCATTCTCAAGGGTTATGCCATACTTGACCTGGAAGCACTAATTGTTATTGGTGGCGATGGTAGTTTAGACATTATTTATGATTTAGCCCAAAAAGGTAATTGGCATATTATTGCCATTCCCAAAACCATTGACAATGATGTGCCCTTTACGGATCTGGCAGTGGGATTTAGCACTGCGGTGGATATTGTTACCCAAGCCTTATACGACCTGACTTTTACCGCCGCTAGCCATGAACGCATTATCATTGTCCAGGTCATGGGGCGGGATGCGGGGCATTTGACTCTCCATGCAGGCATTGCCGGCGGAGCTGATATCATTTTAATTCCCGAAATTACCCCTTGTTTGACTTCTGAAATTATCCGCAATTGTTGTTATCAACTAATGAATTTGCGGAAGTCTGGCCGCCATTTTGCTTTAATAGTTATTTCAGAGGGTGTCCACGATCAAAATAATAAGAAAAATAAACATATCGCCGACTACTTAGCAGAAGAAATCAGTGAAACCAGTCAACACCTTTGCGACATTAAAGATCCCGCTTTTTGCGATCTAATAAGTCTAGACATTCGAGCCACAACCCTGGGTCATTTACAACGGAGCGGGACCCCCCTATCGTTCGATCGCCTCTTGGCCACGGTGTTTGGAATTAGGGCAGTGGAGTTGATCGAACAGGAAATTTATGACCAGGTGGTGATCTGGCGCAGTGGGAAGGTGGAACACGCTGACCTTAAACCAATTATCAGCATCATTAAAGAATGTCACCAGGAAAATCGCTGTCCTTTCCCGGTGGATAGGGATGGTTTTATGGTTAAAACGGCCAAGTCATTGGGCATATACCTAGGAGAAGACTAA